The segment CGCAGACAAGTATTTCTCGATAGTATCTAAGGCTATCAAAAAATATGATCCCAACCATCTGTATATCGGTTCGAGATTCTATAGTAGAGAAAAGGACAATAAGATGTTTATGGAAACAGTAGGGAAGTACTTGGATGCTATCTCAATTAATTATTATAATTATTGGACTCCTGATTCTACGCAAATGTCCAATTGGGCCAAATGGTCTGGGAGACCCTTTATCGTGACGGAATACTATACCAAAGGCGAGGACTCGGGGATGGGAAACAAGAGTGGTGCGGGTTGGATAGTTCGCACACAAGAAGATAGAGGGCTTTTTTATCAAAACTTTAATTTGGCTCTTTTGGAATCCAAAAATTGCGTCGGGTGGCATTATTTCAAATATCAGGACAATGATCCCGAAGACAAAACCGTGGATCCTTCGAATGTGGATGCCAATAAGGGTGTCGTAACTAGTGAATATAAGGTATGGGAACCCATGCTAAAAAAGATGAATGAATTGAATCAACAGGTGTACCCTGTGATAGAATATTTTGATCATCAACAATCGAATATTTAAGGCTGAGTTTAATCTATTACTCACTCGATTATTGATTGGTCGAGATATTCAATCTCAAGAAATAACAGGCTGCAATATTGCAGCCTGTTTTGTAAACACCTCATTATAAAAAACATACACCTATGAACAAAATATGCACTATGCTATTGTTGTCAGCTGTGGCGAGTAGCTGCATGCCGACGAGCCAAACAAATGAGGTGGTTTCACCTAATGTACTTTTTATATCCATAGATGATCTCAACGATTGGGAGGGATCAATGATGGGACACACGCAGGCCATCACACCCAACATGGATAGACTTTTTGAAAGCGGGGTGTTGTTTACCAACGCGCACTGCTCGCAAGCGGTCTGCACCGCTTCTCGAAACTCAGTCCTCAGTGGTATCCATCCTTCGTCTTCAGGCTGGTACACCAATGGAGCTGCCATGAAAAAGAACTATGATGAGGTGATGGCTGATCACAAAATGTTGCCAGAGTACTTCAAAGATCAAGGCTACCATACCTATGCCACAGGGAAAGTCTTTCACAATGGAGAGTCCGACTTTTCTGATAGGACGGGGGATTTCTGGACGGAATATGCTCCGCGTTTTTGGAATGATATGGATGAAAAAATAGAGAAGACAGGCTATGGCTATCGTGGCAAAATGTTCTTCCCTTTTCCAAAAGATGGAGGTCAGATGGTGCAGCTGTATGGCGAGGATACAATCAATAATTTCTATAGACAAAACAACCGATTTTATTCTTTGGCAGGTGGGCCATTGAGCGATGATGAAATACCTGAGAATGGCATGTACGATGAACAAATAGCTGACTGGGCCATTGAAAAAATCAGCAAAAAACAAGATAAGCCATTTTTTATGGCAGTAGGATTCATTCGACCACATGTGCCCTATACTGCACCTCAAAAATACTTTGACTTATATAACATCGACTCGGTACATGTCCCAGTCGTACCAGACAATGAATTTGAAGACATTCCTATCATGGGAAAAGCTATCGCCTATGGATATACACCACGAGGAGGCTGGGGTGATGTGTCTCAAAGACAGGAAATATTGCCAGAATTGGTACATGCTTATTTGGCATGTGTTTCATTTGTCGATGACCAGGTGGGGAGAGTACTCGAAGCATTGGAAAATAGCCCTAATGCAGATAATACAATCATAGTACTGTGGTCTGATCACGGTCAGCATTTGGGTGAAAAGCGCCATTTTAGAAAGCAAGCACTTTGGGAAGAGGCTACTAGAGTTCCTCTGTTTTTTCGTGTGCCTGGCAATCAACATGTGGGTCATCAAAGCAAACAGGTAGTGAGCTTGCTAGATATCTATCCGACTTTGGCCGAACTGTGTGGATTACCAGTACCTAAAAAACTAGAGGGAGAAAGCTTGGTTTCGTTGTTAGACAACCCAAAGCTGAATAAAGACAAGCCTGTTTTGACTACTTGGCTGTATAAAAATCATGCAGTGAGAAGTAATGATTGGCGATACATCTTGTACCGAGATGGAGGTGAGGAGCTGTATCATCATGGGACAGACCCTGGTGAGCACACCAATCTAGCTTTTGATCCTCAGTATGCGCAGGTAATCGCTGAGCATAAGAAATGGCTCCCAGCCCACGATGCGTTGCCCGCTGGTGAAACAGAATGGAAGGGGGATAATTTGGATAGGTTAGTAGAAGAATGGACAGTCAATGATACCATGCCTGATTGGTTGAAGTAATGACGTATTAGGTCAGTTTTGTTCATAAAAAAGGGGTACTCACATGCTGAGTACCCCTTTTTTTATAATTATTTTATCTTACTAGTAACTTGCTGTAATTCACAGTTTGTCCAGATGTTACATGAACAATGTAGGTTGAGTTTCTTTGTAGATGATGCATATCCAATTCAATGGTGCTTTGGTTTTGAATAGTCGTTTTGTACATCATCTGACCTGTTAGATCACTGATCATTATTTCAACTTGATTCACATCGGTGTAGCCTTTTAGATCAATGGTCAATACCCCATGACTGAGTGGGTTGGGGTAGATATTTAGTTGATTTGCATGAGCGACTACTTCGTCAACTGCTACTTTGAACAGACGAGCGGATGGATTGTCATATTCAAAAGCACCTATGTCAGTATAGCTGTCAGACAAAGTATTGCCCCAAAAATCAAAGCCACCATTTCCCGTGATATTTGCCCCTGCATTGATCGCTGGCGAGCCTGACTGTAATTGATACCCATCCAAGGTACCGAAACCAAAGCCACCTGTGCCAGGATTGACAAACAAAGGATTTGCGGTGATCTTATTGGCATCTGTAGGCTCTGTGCTGTCATGGTTACCATAGAAAATATTGTGATCGAAGAAATTGTTGGTACTTAGTTCAAAATCATAAACAGAGTTGGATCCTTCTATATAGAATATGTTGTTGCTATAGAAAGTACTGTCCGAATAGCCGCCCCAGTTTTTGTGCCACAGCACTTCCATGCCGTCTAAGTCTTCCCCTACATAGAATACATTGTTGTAAACGTGAGAGTTTGTAGGCGTACCTGATACTCTGATCATGTGATGCCCATCGTTTTCGAAGACGTTGTATCGCACGATGGTGCCGACATTAAAATTTCGAGCAGATTCTCCTCTGGATGTAATCAAAAGACTGCCGTAATCATTGTCATGACTGTAGTTGTATTGGATGATGGTGTTTTTACAGTAGTAATCACTATCAAATCCACTTGCGTCAGCATCACCTTCATTGTACACCGTGTGGCTTGCTTCGTTGTATTGCCACAGGGCATTGTCGCAATTGAACGGGTAGGAAGCATTGCCAGTCGTGTATAGTCCGCACATGTAGAAGGTATTGTATTCTACGAGTGGGCCATCAGCGACACGCAGCACCATGCCATTGCCGCCCGTTCTTTCAAAGCGGTTGTTTCGTACTTCGATGTTGTAGCTAGGATACCAATCATTGGTAGATCCATCCAACGTAGTTTGTCCAAAGCTGGTGAACTGATCTCGTGTATCCCATCTCGAATCGGTGAATACACCACAGTTGGATACATCATGAATGTAGCAGTTTTCAATCTTGACACCATCAAAATTGGTCGGAACTGGCGTGCCATCGGTTCCTCTAATGAGGTAGGCAATTCCGCCGTTTGTTCTGGTGTCGAGTTTTCCATTTACTTCACTCACCTCTATGTTGCTAATGTTGATATCATGCAGGGTGCCAGCGTTGTTGCCTGTGATGGCAATGGCATTTTTCAACAGAGGGGATTCACCTTCGTGTGCTGCATAGTTTTTTACATGCACATTGGTGATTTCCCAATATTCCTGATTGTAAAGGATAAGAGAAGCTGAAGACGAAAATCCTGATAGTATCGCACCCTGAGCATCTATAATAGGCAGCGGGCCTACACCGTAGCTGGTCAGTACAATCGGGTTGCCAGACGTACCTGATCCCTTAGGGTAGAAAGGTTCGAACCAAGTATTGCCTGCTTTGAGCAGAATGGTGTCGTTGGCAGCAAAAGTAGTGGCATTCACATTCGTGAATGTTTTCCATGCTGTAGCTTCTGTCAACCCATCGTTCGCATCATTTCCATTGATGCCATCTACGAAATAACCCGTGATCCCCGAAGGATCTGCTGTGGTAGTGAACGTTTCGATAACCAACTCTGGCCTGTTAGTAGCTGCATCGTTGCTGTTGAAGTTGACGATCTTGTTGGTTGCACTTGCATCCCATAAGCTGACAGACACCACACCGTCACCTGAGATTTGCGATTGCACGTAGGCAGTTACGTCAAATTCGTAGTAGACATTTTCCGTGGATAGGGCCTCAGATGTAATGCTGCTTCCGTCAGAAGGTGCGCTATTCCACGTCACGGTATGCTCTGACCAAGCGTCGCTCAATTCGAAAGCAGTGATGGTCGTAGCGCTGACACTATTGGCATAGACTCGAACTGTGGCCTGACTGACTGTAGTCAAACCTTGGTTGCTCAAGTCGAATTTTAGGAAACTCTTACGGAAAAAATTAGCTGTGCTACCTTGTTTTACTTCAAGGTTTGAATCGCTCCCATAATTGGTATCTGCATTGGTACCACCTTTTACGAAGGCATCTTCTGAAACATCATAGGTATAGGTGATGGGCGTACCAAGCGTAGTTTCGTTGGCTTCATTCGAGTAGGACGAGCCTCCCACATTATACGCCGAGACGCGGTAGGTATAATAGGTAAGACTAGACAATCCAGCATCGCTATACGAAGTGCTATTGGCTCCTAAACTGGCGATTTCGGCAAATGCTCCTGCACCAGCTTTTCTCTCTACCTTATAGCCTGTTTCGTTGTCTGCGTTGTCTGACCAGCTCAAATCAATGGCACTAGAAGAAGCTACTGTTGCCGTCAGTGATGTGGGGTCAACAGGAGGTGAACAGTAGACAATCAATTTGGGGGCATTGGCACCTTCTTTACTACTAAACTCAACAGTAGTATTGCTCGCAGAAGCATCATAAAATGCAAAACTGATGGTGGAGCCCAAATTGTCCTGAATGTAGGCAGAGACGTCCCAGTCATAGTACTGATTGGTAGATCCGATTACTGTAGTGGCGATGGCTGTGCCTAGTGCGGGTGCATTATCCCACGTAACTGTTGATTCATCCCAAGAATTGGAAGTTTTGTACACTACAATAGGTACTGATCCAGAAGAGTTGGTATATAGCCTGACCACAGCGCTATCTGCAGTCGTCAAACTACTTAAATCAAATTTTACATACGATTTTCTGTAGTAGTTGGCAATTGAGCCTTGTTTGATTTCTAAAATAGATGCCGAACCGTAGTTGGTACTTGAATTGGCTCCTCCTTTGACATACGCATCGTCTATGGCAGTCAGAGAGACAGGATTTGAAATGTCTAATACAGCTCTTGTCATAAGATTGGCTGTACTCATGTAGGTAGTTGGTTCTGTTGCATATCCAGGTCGGATGACTAGAAATATCAAAGCAATTAGAACCTTTGCTTGAAAAATTGGTTTCATTTTGTATAAGTTTTAAATAGTAATTTATTTATGCTGTTGTGTGAATAAGACTGAATAATCCGGATTAGATTTTAAGTCTCTGCTGTAAGGTTTTTGATCAAGGTGTTGCATATATCGTAGCACCTTATGGGAGAGTAAAGAATGGTATGTGGAGAACGAGTCGTTCTCCACATACCAGATAGCTAATTCTGATGAGTTAGATTAGCGCACAATCAGTTTTGATATGGTTGTAGCCTTTTGCGTTTTGATTCCAATCACGTATAACCCCTTGGTCAACCACAGGTTTGTATCAATTTTGATCAAACCGATATTTTGTGTTTGATTTTGATAGATTACTTTGCCTTGCATATCAGTGATGGAGATATCTATTTTTGAGCCATCATGGTTGGGTAAATCTATATAGAGAATACCATCATGAATAGGGTTGGGATAGATGTTGATTTCTTGGGTGCCAGGTTCTACCTCCAGAAGGATGTCATTGATCTCATCATCATCTTCTTCATCATCATCATTTTCCTCATCTTCGTCATCGCCAGGTATGATAACAAGCTGTGGATGGTTTCCGAGAGCATCTTTACTGGTAAAGGTGATGTGAGAGTTGTCTGCTGATGGATCGTAGAATCCAAAACTGACCATGCTTCCTGCATTGTCATGAACATATGAAGTAACATCCCATTCGTAGTATTGCTTGATGTTGCCGATCTGTTGGGTAGATATCTCATTACCCAATGCTGGTGCATTGTTCCACGTTATGGTTGTTTCATCCCAGTTATTATCAGTTTCGTAGAGCGTAACTGGAGCGGCCTTGGTAGTGGTGGTGTGTACTTTTAGAATGGCGCTAGACACACTGGTGAAATCTCTCACGTCAAAGGTAAGGAAGGTTTTTCGATAAAAATCTGGATTTCCTCCTTGCTTGACATCCAGATCAGCTTCTAATCCAAAATTGGTATCAGCGTATTCTCCACCTCGAATATACGCATCATGTGAGGGGACGAGTGCCGATTCGTCTGTGAACCCAACTACTATACTGTATGTATTGGTAGAATTGGTGTCTTCGGAGACCACCACCACTGTGGTTGTTCGCGCTTGTTCATCTCCACTGAGATCAGTTGGAGGAGTAATAGTGACTGTCGAAGCTGAATTCATAGGGAAAGCTTCTACCGTGATAGTCTCTACTGGGTTGATGAATATACTGTAGTTTTTGAGACCGGGAGAAAAGCTCGTAATAGACTGGCCATTGAGCTTGATGTTGTCGAGTTCTGCACTCGCTTCGAGCTCTGCTACGTAACTGTCTACGTCAAAATCATCTCCAGTTTCTGCAACCCAGTCCTTTAGTTTTTGGCGCATATCTGCTATGTCCGTTTGGTATGCAGGATCATCTGTGACTGGAGTGAGCTCGCCTGGATCGGTAGTGAGATCGTAGAGCTGCTCTCTGTTTACCCCTTTGTCGAATAGCATATATTTGAATTCGTTGGTTACGACCATTCGGCCGTTGAACTTTCCACCTGTACTGCCTGTGTAGACACTTTGTACATTTTCAGAAACCACATAGTCCCTCGGAGTAATGGTGCCAGTAGGGGTCGTCAAAGCAGCTGGTGATAGGTCTATGCCATGGAGCGATGCAGGGATGTCGATGCCTGCAAACTGGAGAATCGTAGGGTACAGATCCAAACCACTGGACACCAATGTAGTATTGTCAATTACACCAGCCTGTGTTTTTCCTTTCCATGAGATGATGAAAGGGACATTGACTGATTCTTCATAGAATGACTTTTTTTGATTCCATTTGTGAGCAGCACGCCCGTCACCATGATCAGAGGTATAGATGATCACTGTATTTTCTAGCAAGCCTCTACTATCCAGATCATCGACTAAGTCTTCTATTCGCTTGTCAACTTTTTCAAGGAGGCGGTCATACCCATACAAATATTGTCTCCACTCTGTATCTGTCCAAGTTTTAGTTGGATGGGAGCTGTAATGTTGGTCATCGGGATCTTGATCTCTTCTAGAGTAGTGTCCTTCGGCTTCATTGAGTGGGATCTCATAGTTAAAAGGTAGCGGAGGGCATGAAGCCAGATCCATGGCTTCATCTACTTCGCCATCGTGATACTTGTCATTGCCTCCCGAGATATTACGTGCCAGTTCGCAGGCATCATGGGGGTTGTTGTATGACGTAATCATAAAGAATGGTGAGCTACGTGGTTGATCCAAGAAGGCTTTGCTCTCTTTGTATATGGTACTGTCATAGTAGTTTTCGTAGTAGGAGTCAAATCCATGCCAATCTTCGATTTCATCTAGTTTGGTGGTGCCTACGTGCCATTTGCCAAAGTAGCCAGTATCATACCCAGCATCTTTTAGCGTTTTGCCTACAGAAGTGGCAACAGTTACATCATCGAGTTTGTGTGGCATTACACCTGTGATCATGGACTTGCGTGAAAATGTACATACCGGATAGGTGACATAACTTTTCGTAAAGAGGGTACCTTCGGCGGCAAGTTTGTCTATCCCTGGAGTGGAAATATGATTGTATCCACGCTGGGTCATGATTTTTCCAGTGTGCTGATCCGTGATGATTACGATGATATTGGGTAGTGGGTCTTGGGCTCTACTCTGTCGGTAGACAAAGCACAGCAGAAATAATAAAAGACTTGTTTTTAAGAATACTTTCATAATGTTAAATATTTATTTGTTAATCAGTTGATTATCTCAGTTATATGGATGTGGAGGACGTTTTGTCCTCCACATTTTTATCAAACCAATATTGAAGAATTTATTATTGCACGATTAGTTTAGATCTTGTTGCGAAATCACTGCTTGTGACAGTTACTACATACATTCCCTTGGTCAGCCATGTGTTCGTGTTGAGCTGTAGGCTGCCTTGGTTTTGTGTCTGGTTTTGATAGATCATTTTGCCCTGCAAATCAGTAATGGCAATGTCAACCATGCCACTAGATAGTGGCATGTCAATTGTCAAGACGCTTTTGTTCAATGGATTAGGATAGATGGATACTGTATGCAGATTTGTATCACCGATGGTTGTGACTACCCCTTCACCTTCACCTTCGCTATCATTATCTTCTTCGTCGACGCTAGGCACAATTATCAGCTCTGGAGTGTTATTCTCAGCTTCTTTGCTGTTGAACTCGATGGTTTCGTTGCTCGCGTCCAAGTCCCAAAAACCAATCGAAACGATTCGGTCTCCTGCCAATTGCGCTGCTACATAGTCGGTAACATCCAATTCGTAGTATGTTTCCTCTGCATCTAGTGCGATATGAGTAATGTAGGACCCATCTGATGGCGCATTGTTCCAGGTAACCATAGACTCTGTCCAAGTATCGTCCATTTCATAGGCTGTCAAGTTCATAGGCCCTGCTTTGATAGCATATAACCTAAGAGAAGCAGATGTTATATCGTTGAGGTCTTCACCACTCAAATCAAATTTGACTAAGACCTTGCGATAAAAATCTTCATTGGCGCCCTGCTTTAATTGCAGATCAGCATCAGCACCGTAGTTGATATCAGCATTTACACCTCCTCTGATGTAGGTATCTTCGGTAGGATTGAAAGAAAGCCTAACAATGACTGCTAGTGTAGTGACAGTTAGCTCGTTGGAGTAGTCAGAGCTTCCAGTACTATTGTAAGCCACTATTCTGTAAGTATAAGTGGTTTCGCTGCTTAGGCCTGAATCCGTGTAAGCAGAGGCATCAGCAGGCAGGTCGGCGATTTCAGTGAACTCTCCTTCACCTTCTTTTCTTTCTACTTTATAACCTATTTCATTGCTGGCATGATCTATCCAGGCCAATTCTATTTCATTGTCTATGACAATAGGTGCACTGAGTGTGCTAGGAGCTATTGGCGCAGACATCATAGTAACTGCACTACTAGTGTTGGAATAGTTGGAGCTTCCAGTACTGTTGTACGCTATTACTCTGTAGGTATAGGTAGTTTCGCTGGTAAGCCCCGAATCCGTGTATGCAGATGCATCAGCAGGCACATTGGCGATTTCAGTGAACTCTCCTTCACCTTCTTTTCTTTCTATTTTGTAGCCGTTTTCATCACTTGCGTTGTCTGTCCAAGTCAGTGCAATTTCAGTGTCACTTGCTACTACAGCACTGAGTGTTGTGGGGGCTACAGGCACTGAAGCACCACTGGTCAATGTAGTGGCAGCAATCTCATGTGAGTAGTTGGAATTACCAATCATATTGTAGGCGATGACTCGGTAAGTGTACGCTGTGCTACTGGTCAGCGATAGGTCACTGTACTGGGTTGTATTGGGATCTAAATCAGCTAGTTCTACAAATGATCCACTTCCTTCTTTTCTTTCTATTTTGTAACCCAACTCGTTGTTGGTATTGTCATTCCAACTCAATTGTATCTCAGTATCAGATGCTACGTGTGCGCTGAGTGCTGTAGGGTCAGCGGGTACTAATGGATCACCAGGAATAAGGATTAGTTCTGGATGAAATTCTGCAGCTTCTTTGCTATTGACTCCCATAGTTGCGTTCGAGGCAGCTAGATCCCAAAATCCAATCGAAATCAAACTGTCTAGACCTAATTGATCCATAACATAATCGGTAACGTCTACTTCGTAGTACACAAATCTGCCAGCGAGTGAAATTACGTTGATGAGATCACCTTCTGCTGGTCCGTTGTTCCAGGTGACGGTCGTCTCGTCCCAATTGTCTTGAGTACCATAGAACGAAAGATCCATAGATGCTGAATTGAGCACATATAACCTCAAAGTGGCCTTTTCTATATTGTTGCCTAAGTCTTCTCCGGTCAAATCAAATTTTACTAAGCCCTTGCGAAAAAAGTCTACATTGCCTCCTTGCTTTATTTCTATGAGATCTTCAGTACCATAGTTTACATCACTGTTGCCACCATGAATGTATGCGTCATCAGTAGGCGCATAAGTGAAGCTAATCACAGTTTCCAAAGTACTAGCTGTTACCTCGCTTGAGTAGCTAGAGTTGCCAGTCGCATTGTAAGCGATTATTCTGTACGTATAGGTAGTTTCACTCGGTAGACCAGTGTCATGGTAGTGAGACACATTGGCTCCTAGGTCTGCAATCTCTACAAATGCACCCGCACCTTCTTTTCTTTCTACTTTGTAGCCAGTTTCGTGGGTTGCATTGTCTGTCCAGCTCAGCTGGATGGCCTCATCCGAAGTAGCATAGGCACTCAATTGACTTGGGTCTGCAGGTACAGCTGCTGTAGTAGTGACCAATTCCAGCTGTGGTGCATTGACTCCTTCTTTACTACTCAATTTGAGTGTAATGCCATCTTCGGCAGGTAGATATATCACAAGACTGATTTCACCACCAACTTTACTTTTTGCATACTCTGAAATATTCCAGGAATAATAGGCATTGGCTTCACCTACTTGGGTAGTCGTGATGGCTTCACCTACAACTGGCGCAGTATTCCAGGTGATGGTGTTTTCGTTCCAGCTGTTGTCAGTGACATATGCAGTGACGGGCAGTGATTTGGTGGAGTTGGTGTATAACTTGACCGCCGCATGCTCTATTGCAGCTACGCTAGTCAAATCGAATTTTAAGTAAACTTTTCTCAGATTGCTTGTGACACTTGGAGTGTTTTTTACTTCCATTTCTGCTTCTGCTCCATAATTGGTGTCGGCATTGTTTCCAGCTCTTACATGGGCATCCATCGTAGCGACCACTGTCTGATTGGGTACTGGGGTTTCGTACAGTCGAGCGATACCGAGGGCATCTTCTCCCTCTCCAGCATAGACTATATATACTTTGCCATCCGTGTCCTCGAATATATCCGGATCGCGCAATTGGTTTACATCTTCTGGCGCATCCGAAGTTTCGGAGTTGAGTTTTTCGTGCTCTCCCCCTTCCCATCCAGGATTTGATACCATGATTTCGAAGGGAGGATATGAAGTGTCCCATGTGGTCCAGTCACCTGCACTCATGTCTACGGTCGACATTTGTACTCGTTCATTGATCTCTCCTCTTCGGGTGTAAAAAACTTGTAGTTCATCACCTACTACTCTCACTCCTGTGTGTCTTACGCGCAGTACATCTGAACCTAATCCATCAATATTTAGAATATCATCCTGAAAAGGGTGATCAGATCGTTTGTCCCAAAGACTATTGGTATAATCCCAGCCATCTGGAGCAGTCCAAGGGTCAGCCGGATCCAGTGCTTGGTAAAACTTAGCACCATTGTCTAGGGCATACATTTCTCCCCCATACTCAAATACTCTGAAATATGAGCTACCTAGGAATACTGGCTGTATGTTGTCATAAAACTCCAAACCATAGGGGGAGTAAGAGACATAGGTCACTTGGTCGTTTAGTTCTACTCCATTTACAAACGTGGAGGAACCAGTGTGGAAATACATGATGATGCGCTGGTTGACATCATCTACATGCACATCTGGTGAGGCCAAGTGATTGTCTTCGATGGAGATACCATTGTCTAGATTGATGAATTTGCCTCCATGATCTAGTACCCCTCGGTCTCCTACTGGTACCCCTATCCCTGTCTGGTACAAGTGGTATGGGCCCTCGATATTAGCAGCCCAGGCCATACGAATATAGTCGTCAGAGTGATGCGCAAAATAGACATAGTATTGGGCGCTCGGGTGTGCACGATTGGCAGGGTCTATCCAGTCCGGTACATGGATAATAGATGGGCCATTGATGTTTTCACCCTCAGTGGCGGCACCTAGATCAGCAAACATCTGCTGTGTGATGATAGGTTGGTTGCTGTTCAACCTGACGACCTCATACGGGGAGCCAGATTGAGACATTGCAAAAGTGAATGATGCCATTAGCATCACAATCATAGTAATTGTTTTCATGTTCATGCGTTTTAGAGTTTGTAATTATTGTGTTTTCATGGTCTTTGTCTATAAAGTACCTTCGTGTTGCTATCCGCTTTCGGAAAAACATATTTCATTGAATAAGAGGTGTTTAGTGCCTGAAATGGCAGCTTGATTCGATGTGTTTGTTATGATTTTCATTTCCATATTTGTATGTTAATAAGAGATAGTCTAACAGAAAGTAGGCTCATGTTGTATATATGCCACACTGTCGATACAAGGTGCAGTTACATGTATCAATATGACCTGAGGGATGTTACTTCTAATCAATTCAAATCGATCAAATTTTAATGTGCAGCCAACTTTATATGTGTTTGGCGTATGTGCCACCACATATAATCCTGTGCTCAACCATGCCTTGTTTTCACAAAAGGGTTTTGATTGGAGACATGATATTGATAGATCAATTGTCGTTGTATTATGTGGTGGAATTATCGATTCAACATTGAAGGTGAAATGACGGAGGTTATGAATTTTGCTGTGAGCGTATGCGGTGATAGTCTATCTGTAACATGGCCTGAGATTATTCATATTCTAGATAGAAAGGAAGTAATTCTAAGTCATGTGAAGATGCTGGTAAACGACCAACCGAGATTCTTAAACACTGCCACTTACTCTCGTAGCGTCTAGTTCATAATCACCCATAAAGTCTTTTGGATATTATAATTGTAACATGAGCACGGTATAAGTGTTACTTCATTTTGTTCTATGCAACTTGGCACGGGTGAGCTTGCAACTTATCTATGGGATTTCTATTAGGAGAATGTGAGATATTTATGCCACAAAAGAATGTTGTCCAATAGAAACAGATTCTAAATTTAACTGGGTCAACAAAAGTAGATGTAGGGAATCAAATATGATGAAGACGAAATTACAAATAGCAATAATACCCATGCTTTTGATGGGTTTTGGTTGGGCAAATGTTCATTCACAGGCTAAGTATACAGCCATACGCCAAGAGGCTAGTCAGCCCCTAATCACACAGCAGATGTTTGCCGAAGTAGGTGTGGAAGGAGAAGGGGAAAATATCAATGGCCCAAGTGTGATCAGAGTTCCTGATTGGATTCGAAAGAAGGATCGTGTCAACCCTAAGGCACAATACTATATGTATTTTGCA is part of the Reichenbachiella agarivorans genome and harbors:
- a CDS encoding sulfatase, which gives rise to MNKICTMLLLSAVASSCMPTSQTNEVVSPNVLFISIDDLNDWEGSMMGHTQAITPNMDRLFESGVLFTNAHCSQAVCTASRNSVLSGIHPSSSGWYTNGAAMKKNYDEVMADHKMLPEYFKDQGYHTYATGKVFHNGESDFSDRTGDFWTEYAPRFWNDMDEKIEKTGYGYRGKMFFPFPKDGGQMVQLYGEDTINNFYRQNNRFYSLAGGPLSDDEIPENGMYDEQIADWAIEKISKKQDKPFFMAVGFIRPHVPYTAPQKYFDLYNIDSVHVPVVPDNEFEDIPIMGKAIAYGYTPRGGWGDVSQRQEILPELVHAYLACVSFVDDQVGRVLEALENSPNADNTIIVLWSDHGQHLGEKRHFRKQALWEEATRVPLFFRVPGNQHVGHQSKQVVSLLDIYPTLAELCGLPVPKKLEGESLVSLLDNPKLNKDKPVLTTWLYKNHAVRSNDWRYILYRDGGEELYHHGTDPGEHTNLAFDPQYAQVIAEHKKWLPAHDALPAGETEWKGDNLDRLVEEWTVNDTMPDWLK
- a CDS encoding sulfatase-like hydrolase/transferase, producing the protein MKVFLKTSLLLFLLCFVYRQSRAQDPLPNIIVIITDQHTGKIMTQRGYNHISTPGIDKLAAEGTLFTKSYVTYPVCTFSRKSMITGVMPHKLDDVTVATSVGKTLKDAGYDTGYFGKWHVGTTKLDEIEDWHGFDSYYENYYDSTIYKESKAFLDQPRSSPFFMITSYNNPHDACELARNISGGNDKYHDGEVDEAMDLASCPPLPFNYEIPLNEAEGHYSRRDQDPDDQHYSSHPTKTWTDTEWRQYLYGYDRLLEKVDKRIEDLVDDLDSRGLLENTVIIYTSDHGDGRAAHKWNQKKSFYEESVNVPFIISWKGKTQAGVIDNTTLVSSGLDLYPTILQFAGIDIPASLHGIDLSPAALTTPTGTITPRDYVVSENVQSVYTGSTGGKFNGRMVVTNEFKYMLFDKGVNREQLYDLTTDPGELTPVTDDPAYQTDIADMRQKLKDWVAETGDDFDVDSYVAELEASAELDNIKLNGQSITSFSPGLKNYSIFINPVETITVEAFPMNSASTVTITPPTDLSGDEQARTTTVVVVSEDTNSTNTYSIVVGFTDESALVPSHDAYIRGGEYADTNFGLEADLDVKQGGNPDFYRKTFLTFDVRDFTSVSSAILKVHTTTTKAAPVTLYETDNNWDETTITWNNAPALGNEISTQQIGNIKQYYEWDVTSYVHDNAGSMVSFGFYDPSADNSHITFTSKDALGNHPQLVIIPGDDEDEENDDDEEDDDEINDILLEVEPGTQEINIYPNPIHDGILYIDLPNHDGSKIDISITDMQGKVIYQNQTQNIGLIKIDTNLWLTKGLYVIGIKTQKATTISKLIVR
- a CDS encoding CBM96 family carbohydrate-binding protein, with amino-acid sequence MKPIFQAKVLIALIFLVIRPGYATEPTTYMSTANLMTRAVLDISNPVSLTAIDDAYVKGGANSSTNYGSASILEIKQGSIANYYRKSYVKFDLSSLTTADSAVVRLYTNSSGSVPIVVYKTSNSWDESTVTWDNAPALGTAIATTVIGSTNQYYDWDVSAYIQDNLGSTISFAFYDASASNTTVEFSSKEGANAPKLIVYCSPPVDPTSLTATVASSSAIDLSWSDNADNETGYKVERKAGAGAFAEIASLGANSTSYSDAGLSSLTYYTYRVSAYNVGGSSYSNEANETTLGTPITYTYDVSEDAFVKGGTNADTNYGSDSNLEVKQGSTANFFRKSFLKFDLSNQGLTTVSQATVRVYANSVSATTITAFELSDAWSEHTVTWNSAPSDGSSITSEALSTENVYYEFDVTAYVQSQISGDGVVSVSLWDASATNKIVNFNSNDAATNRPELVIETFTTTADPSGITGYFVDGINGNDANDGLTEATAWKTFTNVNATTFAANDTILLKAGNTWFEPFYPKGSGTSGNPIVLTSYGVGPLPIIDAQGAILSGFSSSASLILYNQEYWEITNVHVKNYAAHEGESPLLKNAIAITGNNAGTLHDINISNIEVSEVNGKLDTRTNGGIAYLIRGTDGTPVPTNFDGVKIENCYIHDVSNCGVFTDSRWDTRDQFTSFGQTTLDGSTNDWYPSYNIEVRNNRFERTGGNGMVLRVADGPLVEYNTFYMCGLYTTGNASYPFNCDNALWQYNEASHTVYNEGDADASGFDSDYYCKNTIIQYNYSHDNDYGSLLITSRGESARNFNVGTIVRYNVFENDGHHMIRVSGTPTNSHVYNNVFYVGEDLDGMEVLWHKNWGGYSDSTFYSNNIFYIEGSNSVYDFELSTNNFFDHNIFYGNHDSTEPTDANKITANPLFVNPGTGGFGFGTLDGYQLQSGSPAINAGANITGNGGFDFWGNTLSDSYTDIGAFEYDNPSARLFKVAVDEVVAHANQLNIYPNPLSHGVLTIDLKGYTDVNQVEIMISDLTGQMMYKTTIQNQSTIELDMHHLQRNSTYIVHVTSGQTVNYSKLLVR